The sequence below is a genomic window from Streptomyces sp. NBC_00289.
CCCACCGGCGGCGGGCGCGGGCGACGCGGCGGAGGAGGCGGGCATCCCCGACTCCGAGGACGAGACCGAGGCAGGGGGAAAGGCCGGGACCTGGGCCGGGAGCGGGCCCGAGGGGCAGCCCGGCGGACAGGACTGGACACCCGGGTACGCCTCCAGCAACGCCCGGGCCCGCGGCCGCTTCGCCCGCAACTTCGTCGTCCAGGGCAGCGCCGCCGACTGGGCGCTGCTGCTGCTCGCCGCGCTGCGGCAGTCCTGCGCGGCGATGGCGGCCGAACTGGTGTTCTTCCAGCACGACGAGGTGATCGTGCACTGTCCCGAGGAGGAGGCCGAAGCCGTCGTGGCGGCGATCCGGGAGGCGGCCGACCTCGCCGGACGCCTGACGTTCGGCGAGACACCGGTGCGGTTCCCGTTCACCACGGCGGTGGTGGAGTGTTATGCGGACGCGAAGTGAGGAGGATCCGCCCGGCACCACAGGCACTACTGGCACTACTGGCACCACGCGGTACCACGCGGTACCACTGACACCACACGCCGAGCGGGCGAGCCTTCCCCACCCCTGGCGGGCGAGCCCTGGTCTCTCCGAGCGGGCGTGCTCTTGGCCTCGCCTGGTGGGCGCCGGGCGGTCAGCCGCCGTCCGCGAGCAGCTCCCGCAGCTCCGCCGCCACCGCTTTCTCGTCCGTCCCGTCCAGCGCGTCGAGTGCGGTCCGCCACTCCTCGTACGCCTCCTCCTCCCGCCCCGACTCCCGCAGCAGAAGGCCGTACTGGTGGCGGCCGAGACCGCCCATGTAGCGGTCGGCGCGGGCGTCGGCCCGGCGCAGCAGTTCCACGCACTCGCCACCGGCCCGCCCGGCACGGCCGAGCAGGCGCAGCGCGCGCACCAGGCCGAGCCGGGTCTGGGACTCGCCGTGCCAGTCGCCGTGGCCGTCGAGGATGCGCAGGCTCTGCTCGAAGTGGGGCAGGGCGGCGGCGGGTTCGCCGAGGCTGAGGTGGGCGTAGCCGATGTTGCAGTGCGCGGAGTGCTGCACGATGACGTTGCCGATCTCGTCGCCGATGGCGAGGGAGCGCCGGTGCTGACCGATGGCGGCCCGCGGATCGGTGTGCTCGTACAGGTTGCCGAGGTGGCTGTAGGTCACGGCCTCACCGTGCGGATCGTCCAACTGCCGCGAGTACTCCAGGCTTTGACGCAGCGCCTGCTCGGACTCGGCGTAACGGCCGAGCCCTTCGAGCAGCAGCCCGCGGTTGTTGAGGCAGCGGCGCATCCGGGAGACCGCTCCGAGTCGCCGCCAGATCGCCAGCGCCCCGTCGTTGAGGGTGAGGGCCTCGCTCTGCCGGCCGGTCAGGAAGTGCACGCCCGCGAGATCACCCAGCGCGTACGCTTCGGCCGCCTCGTCACCGAGCCGCCGCGCCACCCCGAGGGCGGCCCGGCCGAGCACCTCCATCTCGGCGACGCGCCCGCTGCGCTGGACGTACGGCAGGAGCAGCCGCAGCAGGGTCGAGACGCGGGCCGCCGTACGGGCGTCCGGGGCTTCGACGTACCGCTCCACGAGCGCCACGATGTTCGCCAGCTCCAGGTCACCCCAGCCGAAGGCCTCTCGGGGACTGCCGAAGGGCCGGGCGGCGGCGACGTGCACCGCGTGTTCGGGCAGCTGCGCCGAGGTGGGCCTGCGGCGGTCGTCCTGGTCGGGGCCCGGCTCGACGATCGCGGTGAGGGTGCGTTCGGCGACGGCGGCGTACCAGGCGAGGGCGTCCTGAGCGGGGTCCCGACTCCAGGCGTCCTCGTCGGCCCGGTCGCCGTCGGGATCGGTTCCGGCCAGTTCGCGGGCGAAGTCGCGGACCAGGTCGTGGGGTGCGTAGCGGCCGTACGCCGTCTCCTCCAGGAGGGCCACGTCGACGAGCCGGTCGAGGGCGGCCTCGGCGCGTGCCTCGCCGGTACCGGTCAGGCGGGCGAGGAGGGGAGCGCCGTACACCGGGAGGTCGAGGCCGCCGATGCGGCGCAGGGCGAGGGCCGCGTCGCGGTCGGCCCGGCGGTCCGAGGCGGCGAGCGCGTCATGGGCGACGGCGAGAGAGCGCCGGACGCTGAGGTCGTCGTACTCCAGATGGTGCAACCGGCTTTCGCTGGCGGCCAGTTGCCCGGCCAGCGCGTCCGCGGTGAGGGCGCGGCGCGCGGCCAGCCGGGCGGCCACGATCCGCAGGGCGAGCGGGAGACGGCCGGTGAGCTCGACGAGCGGGTGGGCCGCGTCGAGGGCGTCCCGGCCGGAGACCGCCCGCAACAGCGCCGCGCTGTCCTCGTCGCTCAGCGGGGCGAGGGGAAAGCGGCGGGCCCCGTCGAGTGCCGTCAGCGGCGAACGGCTGGTGACGATCACCGCGCATCCGGCGCCGGCCGGCAGCAACGGCCGTACCTGGGCGGCGTTCGCGGCGTCGTCCAGCACCATCAGCGTCCGGGTCGGCGCGAGCAGCGACCGCAGCAGGGCGGCCGCCGCGTCCGGATGTTCGGGGATACGGCGGGGTCCGGTGCCGAGGTCGCGGAGCAGCGCGGTGAGCGCCTGAGCGGGCGTGAGGGGGGCCATGCCCGGGGTGGCGCCGTGCAGGTTGACGTAGAGCTGGCCGTCAGAGAAACGTTCCCGCAGCCCGTGTGCCACGTGCAGCGCCAGCGCGCTCTTGCCGACGCCGGCCATCCCGCTGATGACGGCGACGGACGGATGACCGCGGGGAGCGAGTGCGCGCCGCAGACCGTCGAGTACGGCCGTACGGCCGGTGAAGTGCCCTACGGGCGGCGGTAGTTGAGCGGGGCGCGGCGACGGCGGGGTGGAGGCGGGGGAAGGGGAGGAGGTGTCCGCGGGGGCGACGGGGGTGGTGGCCATGCCGGTAGGGGCGTTGTCTTCGCGCGTAGGCGTGGAGGTGTGGGTGGGCGTCGGCGGCAGGTGTGCCAGGTTGGCCAGGTGGTCGGACGCTTCGGTCGGGTCACCGTCCGGGGTGGTGACGGCGTTCGGGTCACCGCTGTTGCCTGCAGTGCTGCCTGTGCTGCTGTCGGGCTCGGGGGTGCCGGTGAATTCGGCGGCGTCCACGGCGTCCACGGTGCCTGCGGTGCCTGCGGCCATCGGCACATCCGCTGCGCCTGCCACACCTGTTACGCCCCCTGAGCCTGCCGCGTCCGCGATGCCCCGGAGCACCTCCATGTGTGCCTCCCGCACCGTCGGGCCCGGCTCGATGCCGAGTTCCTCGACGAAGCGGGTGCGCAGGTCACGGTGGACGGCGAGGGCCTCGGCCTGTCGGCCGGTGCGGTGCAGGGCGAGCATCAACTGACGGTGGTACGCCTCCCGCAGTGGATGCTCGGCGGTGAGGGCCGCCAACTCCGGTACGAGGGTCGAGAGTCGGGCGGGATCCGCGAGGCGCGGGCCGGGGGCGGCCAGCTCGGCGTCGTACCGCCACTCGAGGACGAGCAGTCGCGCCTCCTTCAGGCGCTGCACGAAGGCGTACCCGCCGAACTCGGACGGCAGACCGCTCAACGGGGTGCCCCGCCACAGCGCGAGCGCCGCCGCGCACTCGCGCACCACGCGTTCCCAGTTGCGCGCGGCATGCGCGCCTCGCGCCGCGGCGACGTGCCGATCGAAGACGTGGACGTCCAGCTCTCCCGGTTCGACCCGCAACAGGTAGCCGGGCGGTACGGCCCGCAGCCGCTCGGGGTCGTCGAGCAACCGCCGCAGCCGTGTCACGTGGTTGTGCAGCGAGGCCCGGGCGGACGGAGGCGGAGCACCGGCCCACAGCGCGTCCTTGAGGGAGTCGACGGAGACGACACGGCCGGCATCGAGCAACAGGGCCGCGAGCAGCGCCCGCACCTTGGGGCTGGTGACGCTCCTGACTTCGGCTCCGGTGACGCCGTGGGCGCTGTGGGCTGCGCGGGCCTGATTGCCGCCGTCATGAGGGCCGCCGGTTCCCTGGAGGCCGCCGGTTCCCTGGGGTCCATGGGGGCCATCGCTTCCCTGGGGACCGCCCTGGACGTCGTACAGAATCGGCGGTCCCAGCAGTCCGAACCGCAGCTCGCACCGCATCACGCAGTCCACTGCCCTTCCGCGCGCCGCGTCCGACCGCGTTCGCCCTCCGCGGTGGCTTCCCACCGTTTCCGCGTCCCCCTCTTCCCGACGTTCCCGCACCCGTGGCGGGTTCCCGCCCCAGCGCGGCACTTTCCCGCCAACCTCCCGACGGCGGCCTCGGCCGGTATTACGCCCGTCCACTGGCTGTCCGGCCGCAACGACCAGCGGCTTCTCGCCACCCGACAAACGCCGAAAAGAAGAACCGTTGGCCATATGTTAGCGATTCGTTGGCGCGACCTGATGTGATCACAACATCGGATCTGGCCCGACGGCGCGCGCGTACGACGCGCAACTCGGGGGAGTGTCGCCGTCGCGGCTGGGTCCGGGGACGCGAGAGGGTCCTGGTCGGAGAGGTGACCGACCGGGACCCTCGTCCTGTCGTTCGCCGGCCCGTGTCAGATGACGGGTGGCCGTCCCAGTCGCGTGAGCCGCCACACGGTCCGCCACGCTCGTGCGTTCAGGGCGCGGAAGGCTTCTGGACAGCGGCGTCGGCATGGGCACCTGTGCTGGCATCCGGGCCGTCACCGCCACCGCCGCGACCACCACCGCCACCGTCACCGTCACGGCCGCCACGGTCACCGTCACCGGCGTCTTCGGCGTCATCGGTTTCCGCACGTCCTCCGGTCAGCCGCAGTGTCACGGCGGCCGTGACTCCCGCGGCCAGGCCGAAGGTCAGGGCGGCCGGGACGCCGTCGCCGAGACTGGCGGACAGGTACGTCAGCCCCCAGCGCAGGCCCGTCCCGTCCGTCGCCATCCGCAGCAACTGCCCGGCCAGCAGCCCCAGGACGGTCGCGCAGACCGCGCAGACCGCCAGCGCCGGAACGGTGACCCGAGTGAGCCGCCCGGGCAGCCACCGCAGTGCCCACCACACCACGGCGAGCAGCAGTACGTCGGCGGTGCGGTACAGAAGCCAGTCGCCGAGGGGTGTGCCGGCCGGGCCCGTCCAGGCGCCGAGCAACAGCCACTGGCGCAGCAGATCGCCCGGTTCGGCGAACAGCCCGCTCCCCGTGAAGGCCGTCTGGATGTCGGCGGCGACAGACTGGTACGACAGGACGACCAGCGACAGCGCGATGACCGCGGTCCCGGCGGAGGCGGCCAGTCGGGCTGCGCCCGCCGGTACGTGCCGCCGCGGCAGCGGGCCGGCGTCCTTCGCGGTGACCCGCGCCGTGAGCACCGTCCCGACCGCCGCCACCAGCGCGGCCACCACGACGACCTGCCGGCCCGTCGAGATCACACTCGCCAGCTGGGGCAGGAAGCGGTAACTGCCGTGCCCCCGCGCGGCGATCAGCCACGGTGCGGAGACCGTCACCGCCAGGGTTCCGGCGACCAGGCCCCAGGCCCACACCGCGAGCAGCGCGGCCGGCATCCGGCCGTGCACCGGCGGCAGCCTCCGGACCAGCAGCAACGCCCCGGGCACGAAGAGGGCGAAGACGGCGCCGAAGCGTATCTGCATAGCGGTGTGGTAGAGCGCGAGGTACTGGTCGGTGTCGCTCCCTGCCGTCTCCCCGGCCCCGCCGGACACCCCGCCGCCGAACTGGAACGAGGCCGGAGGGTCGTACGACCAAGGGGCGAGCCAGCGCTCGAGGTCGGCGGCGGCCTGCGCGCCGAACGTGTCGATCGCACCCGGCAGGTGCAGCACGTGCGCACTCGCCCCCGCCCACCACAGAAGCGCCGTGACCAGCACCCCTCCGACCACGGCCGGCAACGCCGCGCGCCGATACGTCATCTCATGTCCCCCGTCCCCCGCACCGTCCTGGTCGCGTTCTCCGCGATCCCTGATCAGGCGGAGATTACGGCGCGCTGATCACATACGGATCACGACCGCACGCGGACTTGCCCGACGACGCGGAGGACGTGGAGGTCGTGAAGGCCGCGAACGACGTTCATGCTGCGGACAGTTGGACGAGCACCGTCCCTCGGTGCTCAGCCTTCCCGGGTCACGCTCACCCGCACCGTCATGGTGCCCTTGTTGTCCTGGGAGCAGGATCCGGCGATGTCGTTCATCCCCAGTTGGAGAGTGCCGTTCCCGGCCGCCTGGAAGGTCAGCTCGCGTCCGACGGCGTGGGCCGGGAAGTTCTGCTTGCCCTTGAGGCGTGCCAGCAGGGTTCCGAACGGGGAGGCGGCCCTGACCTTGCAGTTCTTCGCTCCGTCCAGCCGCTTGTTCGTCTCCGTGTCGTATCCGGCCGGTCCGGTCATCGGCATGTTCCGGTAGTCGGCCGTCCACTGTCCCGAGACGAACCGGACGGTGACCCGGTCTCCACGCCGGACGGACACTCCGGTCACCGGCTGCCAGCCGGTCGCCGACTGGACGACCTGACGGGTGGTCGTCGTCTTCGGGGCGTCATCGGACGCCAGCGTTCCGTTGAGGAAGAGGCCGCCCACAACTCCGGCCGCGAGCACCGCCGTACCGGCCAGAGCCCACAACAGCCGCTTCGGCCACGCCGAGCGGGACGGCTGCCCGGGCGAGGGCCTGAGCGAGGTGGTGTGCCGTGCCGTCGGCACGGTGTGCCCGGCCCGGACGATCCCTCCCTGACCACGGGTCACCGTGTCCGCGTCGGCCAACGGGGCCGACGCGGCAGACAGGGCCGACCGGGTCGACCGGGTCGACGGCCGCAACGCGTGCACGGTCGCTTCGGGCAGCGGCCCGGCGTCCGTGTCACCCGACGCGACGCGCCGCAGCGCGTCGCGCACGGCGGCCGCCGAGGGGCGCTCCTCCGGGGACTTGCGCAGCAGCGCCTCGACGACCGGGTGCAGCGAGCCGAGCAGCTCCGACAGGACGGGTTCCTCGTACGCCACCGCGTGCAGCGTCGCGGGCGCTCCCGTCCGGCGGAAGGGGGACCGTCCGCCGCAGACCGTGGCGAGGGACGCGCCCAGTGACCACAGGTCGGAGGCCGGGCCGGCCTCCGAGCCCATGACCCGCTCGGGCGCCATGTACTCCAGAGAACCGATCAGTTCGCCGGTGGTCGTCAGGAACTCGCCGTCGTCCAGAGCCGCGATGCCGAAGTCGGTGAGGACGGCGTCGCCGCCGGGCCGCAGCAGGACGTTGGCCGGTTTGACGTCACGGTGCAGGGTGCCGGCCGCGTGCACGGCCTCCAGCGCGTCGAGCAGTTGCAGGCCCAGGGCGGCGGTGTGCTGCGGTGTGAGCGGTCCCGTCTCGGCGATCCGGTGGGCCAGCGAGGGCCCCTCGACGAGTTCCATGACGATCCACAGCCGGTCCTCGGACTCGACCAGGTCGTGGACGCCGACCACGTGGGGGTGCGGTACCCGGGCGACCGCGCGAGCCTCACGGACGGCACGACGCACCCGTACCCGGTGCTCCGTGTCGCCGTCGGTGGGGATGTGCAGTTCCTTGGCGGCGACCGGCCGGTCCAGCAACTGGTCGTGCGCGCGCCAGACCGTGCCCATCCCGCCCCGGCCGAGCATGTCGTGGAGCAGATACCGCCCGGCGACCAGTCGTCCCGAGCCACGCTCCGAACGAGTCGCCGCCTGGTGATCGCCGTCTTCGGATATCACGCGCTCTCTCACTTTTCCTTACCGGCGGCCTGGCCGCCCGCCGCCCCCGACCGTCGACCGTGGTCCGTCGACCGCCGTCCGTGGTCCGTCGACCGCTGTCCGTGGTCCGTGCTCCGTGGTCCGTGGTCCGTGGTCCGTGGTCCGTTCGAACGGGGCTGAGCATAGCGGAGCACATAGAGACCGCTTGTCGTCAACTTCGGTGCGGCGACAGGCTTTTGACGACGCCGCCGGGCCGAGCACTGCGGCGGGACGAACGAGGAACCGACATCGCACCGTGGAGACAAGCGACGCGCGGCAACCACCGCAGCCTGCACGCGCGACTCACATGACTCGGCCGACGACAGACAGCCAGGCACCCTCATCGCGGATCAGCTCGGGACGGACGCGCTCATCGGCCATACCGGAACCCTTCGTCAAGCACGTACGACCACGCTACGGGCGGCACGACGGCCGGGCCCCGGCATCCGCAACCGGCAGGAGCGGCAGGGCCGGTTCAACGACCCGGCAGGAAGAACACCGACCCCGATCCGCGTGACGGGCGGGACCGGGGCACCGTCGCACAGACTCGGGCAACGGGCCCGCCGGGTCGGGGATCCACTGACGGCCGATCGCGCATCCGATGCTCCCGGCTGACCCTCGCCACGGCGCCGACCCGGCCGTGTCGGGTCGGATCGTGCGGGACCGCCCGTCAGTCCCGGCGGATCAGTTCCGGGTCGATACGGCGACCCACCAGTGGCAGTGAGCCCACTGCGGCAGCCGCCACCACGCCCGCCGCGGCGAATGTCAGCAGGGGGACGCCGGCCAGGTCCCAGCGGTTCGTGCCACCGCCGGTGATCAGGTAGCTGGACTCGGCGAGTTTGCCCGTGACCAGGGCCAGGATCAGGCCGATGCCCAGTGGCAGCACGACCTGGGCGCACTGTACGGCCCTCATGGTCCTCGCCCGTGCGCCGATCAGCGTGACGGCGGTGACCTGCGCGCGGCGCTCGACGGCCCGGTCGGTGACGGACACGAGGAAGGCGGCCACCCCGATGACCATACCCATGATCATGCCCAGGGCCAGGAGGGTTTCGACCACGGAGATCTGCTCGAGGCCCTGGACGTTCAGCCCGACGAGCTCGATCTCGGCGATCGGAACGACGGCGGCGATGCCGTCGAGGACACCGCGGACGTGGCCGGGTTCCGAACTGCTCGTGAGCAGGAGCTCCGCGTCGCGTGGGGTCGCTGCGTCGGGCAGAGCGGAGGGGGGCACGAGGAGTACGGCGTTGCCGACCGCGGAGGCGGAGTACCCGCGGTAGACGATCCGCTCGGAGGGGAGGGTGACGTTCAGCTTCTTGTCCTTGCCCCCGTCGAAGCGGAACCGGAAGCTGAACGACGTTCCGGGTTTCAGGTCGGACCCCAGGCTTGAGTTGGGGTCGACCAGCCGCATCACCCGGCCGTCCACACAGCCCTCGGCGCGCCGGGTCATACGGTCCAGCTGAGCGCAGGTGGCCACCAGGGCCGTGGCCGAGGACGCGACGGACGCCGCGGACTGATCCGCGTTGAGATCGACCCAGGAGTTCATCATGACGGCGTGCGTGCGTACGCCGGACACGTCGGCGAGTTCCCGCTGCTGCTGAGTGCCGAGTCGTGACAGCGGAAGGGAGTAGTCCTGTACAGGCCCTGAGGGGCGGGTGACCTGCTCCAGTTGGATGAGAACGCCCTGGGCGAGCGAGGCCGCGTAGACGAGCAGTACGAGGCCGGTGACCACCCGCATCGTGCTACCCGGCTCCGCCTCGTTGCGCCGCATGGCCAGGTTGAGTGTCAGGGACTGGGTGGACCTCGCCAGTCGGCCGGCCAGAACGTACGAGAGCAGGGGCAGCGTCAGCACGAGGCCGAGGCCGGTCAGTACGACTCCGGCGACCACGAGAAGCGCGTTCAGGCCGACACTCGAGGCGGGGCGCCCCATCAGGCCCGTGAGGCAGTAGCCGCACACGATGCCCAGGCCGGTGACCAGCAGAAGAGCGCCCCACTTGGAAGGCGGTCGGGGTACCGCCGTACGCCGTACCGCCAGTGGGTTGGCGCTCGCGTCCCTCGCGCTCTTGCGGCCGACGAACCAGGCGAGGGCCGGGCAGCCGATCAGACAGACGGCGACGGTGCTCGCGGACAGGGCGCCGTCCCCCGGATACCACCTCAGTCCGGGCAGCCCGGCATGTGACATCACCTGGTTGAGCAGCCAGTACTCGCCGAGCCCCAGAACTGTGCCGAGCAGGGCCGCGACGACGGTCTCGGCGGCGTTCACGCGCTGGGTGCCCTTGATGCTCAGGCCCAGCAGCCGCAGTGCCGCCAGGCGGCGCATCCGGCTGGCGGCGGAGAGACGGGCGCAGACCGACAGGAAGATCCCCAGGGGCAGCAGGACCAACGTGGCCAGAGCGAACCTGACATCGGTGAGAGTGGACGGCTCGACGGCCGGGAACGGGGCGTAGCTGTAGCCGAACCCCTTCAGGGTCCGCCCCTCATCGGCGATCCGGGCACGATCGGTTCCGACGTAGGCGTAGAGCTCATCGGGATGCGCGAGCCCGGCCGGGCGGATCACGCCCGCCTCGCGGCCCGGCAGCAGTCCCTTGACGGCGGGTGCCCGACGCAGCAGCTCGTGCACCTGCGGGGACACGAACACCTCGCCCGAGGACGGCAGTTCACTCAGCCCGGGTGGAGCGGACCGGGTTCCCTCGGTTCCCCGGGCGACGAACACCCGGGTGAACGACTTGGAGCCGTAGGCGTCGTTGCGCTGCAGGACGAGGGTGCCTTCCGCCGGCCCCTTGGCGGAGGTCACGGGCTGCCGGGCCGCGGCGCGGTCGTCGTGGGCTTCGAGGATCGCCGGGATGGTGAGAACGAGGGCGAGGCAGCACACCCCGATGGAACCGCCGACGGCCATCAGGAAGAAGCGGATGCGGTTGCCGCGCCCCGCGCCGAACAGCAGGCGCAGACCGAGCAGGAATTCCCTCACACCGCACCCCGTGCACTCAGGACTCCGTCAGCCATCGTGTAGTGGGTATCGGCCTGTGCGGCGACGGCGGGGTCGTGTGTCACCAGGATGACGGCCGTACCCTGCGACCGCGCCAGGTCGAGGAACTCCTTGAGTACGGCCGAGGCGTTGGCGCTGTCGAGCGATCCGGTCGGCTCGTCCGCGAAGACGATCGCGGGCCGGTGCACCAGGGAACGCGCGACCGCGACGCGCTGGCTCTGTCCGCCGGACACCTGTCCGGGGCGGCGCTCACGCAGTTCGCCGAGTCCGAGCCGTTCGAGCACCTCGCCGGCGGCCGCGAGGGCGGGTCCCTTGCGCTGCCCCGCCAGCCGGAGGGGCAGGGCGGTGTTCTCCTCGACCGTGAGTTCCGGCAGCAACTCGCCGTACTGGAAGACGAATCCGAAGCGTTCCCGGCGGAGCGTGCTGATCTCGTCGTCGGAGAG
It includes:
- a CDS encoding ABC transporter permease; the encoded protein is MREFLLGLRLLFGAGRGNRIRFFLMAVGGSIGVCCLALVLTIPAILEAHDDRAAARQPVTSAKGPAEGTLVLQRNDAYGSKSFTRVFVARGTEGTRSAPPGLSELPSSGEVFVSPQVHELLRRAPAVKGLLPGREAGVIRPAGLAHPDELYAYVGTDRARIADEGRTLKGFGYSYAPFPAVEPSTLTDVRFALATLVLLPLGIFLSVCARLSAASRMRRLAALRLLGLSIKGTQRVNAAETVVAALLGTVLGLGEYWLLNQVMSHAGLPGLRWYPGDGALSASTVAVCLIGCPALAWFVGRKSARDASANPLAVRRTAVPRPPSKWGALLLVTGLGIVCGYCLTGLMGRPASSVGLNALLVVAGVVLTGLGLVLTLPLLSYVLAGRLARSTQSLTLNLAMRRNEAEPGSTMRVVTGLVLLVYAASLAQGVLIQLEQVTRPSGPVQDYSLPLSRLGTQQQRELADVSGVRTHAVMMNSWVDLNADQSAASVASSATALVATCAQLDRMTRRAEGCVDGRVMRLVDPNSSLGSDLKPGTSFSFRFRFDGGKDKKLNVTLPSERIVYRGYSASAVGNAVLLVPPSALPDAATPRDAELLLTSSSEPGHVRGVLDGIAAVVPIAEIELVGLNVQGLEQISVVETLLALGMIMGMVIGVAAFLVSVTDRAVERRAQVTAVTLIGARARTMRAVQCAQVVLPLGIGLILALVTGKLAESSYLITGGGTNRWDLAGVPLLTFAAAGVVAAAAVGSLPLVGRRIDPELIRRD
- a CDS encoding serine/threonine-protein kinase codes for the protein MISEDGDHQAATRSERGSGRLVAGRYLLHDMLGRGGMGTVWRAHDQLLDRPVAAKELHIPTDGDTEHRVRVRRAVREARAVARVPHPHVVGVHDLVESEDRLWIVMELVEGPSLAHRIAETGPLTPQHTAALGLQLLDALEAVHAAGTLHRDVKPANVLLRPGGDAVLTDFGIAALDDGEFLTTTGELIGSLEYMAPERVMGSEAGPASDLWSLGASLATVCGGRSPFRRTGAPATLHAVAYEEPVLSELLGSLHPVVEALLRKSPEERPSAAAVRDALRRVASGDTDAGPLPEATVHALRPSTRSTRSALSAASAPLADADTVTRGQGGIVRAGHTVPTARHTTSLRPSPGQPSRSAWPKRLLWALAGTAVLAAGVVGGLFLNGTLASDDAPKTTTTRQVVQSATGWQPVTGVSVRRGDRVTVRFVSGQWTADYRNMPMTGPAGYDTETNKRLDGAKNCKVRAASPFGTLLARLKGKQNFPAHAVGRELTFQAAGNGTLQLGMNDIAGSCSQDNKGTMTVRVSVTREG
- a CDS encoding ABC transporter ATP-binding protein codes for the protein MSEILVATGVDLSYGNQPAVRDAHLSVSPGEVVAITGQSGSGKSSLLYCLAGVLPATRGHVRFERRTLGDLSDDEISTLRRERFGFVFQYGELLPELTVEENTALPLRLAGQRKGPALAAAGEVLERLGLGELRERRPGQVSGGQSQRVAVARSLVHRPAIVFADEPTGSLDSANASAVLKEFLDLARSQGTAVILVTHDPAVAAQADTHYTMADGVLSARGAV
- a CDS encoding BTAD domain-containing putative transcriptional regulator, producing the protein MRCELRFGLLGPPILYDVQGGPQGSDGPHGPQGTGGLQGTGGPHDGGNQARAAHSAHGVTGAEVRSVTSPKVRALLAALLLDAGRVVSVDSLKDALWAGAPPPSARASLHNHVTRLRRLLDDPERLRAVPPGYLLRVEPGELDVHVFDRHVAAARGAHAARNWERVVRECAAALALWRGTPLSGLPSEFGGYAFVQRLKEARLLVLEWRYDAELAAPGPRLADPARLSTLVPELAALTAEHPLREAYHRQLMLALHRTGRQAEALAVHRDLRTRFVEELGIEPGPTVREAHMEVLRGIADAAGSGGVTGVAGAADVPMAAGTAGTVDAVDAAEFTGTPEPDSSTGSTAGNSGDPNAVTTPDGDPTEASDHLANLAHLPPTPTHTSTPTREDNAPTGMATTPVAPADTSSPSPASTPPSPRPAQLPPPVGHFTGRTAVLDGLRRALAPRGHPSVAVISGMAGVGKSALALHVAHGLRERFSDGQLYVNLHGATPGMAPLTPAQALTALLRDLGTGPRRIPEHPDAAAALLRSLLAPTRTLMVLDDAANAAQVRPLLPAGAGCAVIVTSRSPLTALDGARRFPLAPLSDEDSAALLRAVSGRDALDAAHPLVELTGRLPLALRIVAARLAARRALTADALAGQLAASESRLHHLEYDDLSVRRSLAVAHDALAASDRRADRDAALALRRIGGLDLPVYGAPLLARLTGTGEARAEAALDRLVDVALLEETAYGRYAPHDLVRDFARELAGTDPDGDRADEDAWSRDPAQDALAWYAAVAERTLTAIVEPGPDQDDRRRPTSAQLPEHAVHVAAARPFGSPREAFGWGDLELANIVALVERYVEAPDARTAARVSTLLRLLLPYVQRSGRVAEMEVLGRAALGVARRLGDEAAEAYALGDLAGVHFLTGRQSEALTLNDGALAIWRRLGAVSRMRRCLNNRGLLLEGLGRYAESEQALRQSLEYSRQLDDPHGEAVTYSHLGNLYEHTDPRAAIGQHRRSLAIGDEIGNVIVQHSAHCNIGYAHLSLGEPAAALPHFEQSLRILDGHGDWHGESQTRLGLVRALRLLGRAGRAGGECVELLRRADARADRYMGGLGRHQYGLLLRESGREEEAYEEWRTALDALDGTDEKAVAAELRELLADGG